From a region of the Pseudomonadota bacterium genome:
- a CDS encoding potassium-transporting ATPase subunit KdpA, translated as MANDILYIVVFLGVLMLLAVPLGGYMAAVFTGRRTFLSFMIRPIESGFYRFCRVDENEEMSWKQYAFALLLFNGIGLVVLFLLQIIQGRLPLNPMGFGAVRWDTALNTAISFVTNT; from the coding sequence ATGGCGAACGATATACTCTATATTGTAGTTTTTCTTGGCGTTCTCATGCTTCTGGCAGTGCCTTTAGGTGGCTATATGGCAGCAGTCTTCACGGGTAGACGCACCTTTCTCAGTTTTATGATTCGCCCCATCGAGTCAGGTTTCTACAGGTTTTGCAGGGTGGATGAGAATGAAGAGATGTCCTGGAAACAATATGCATTTGCCCTTCTCCTTTTCAATGGGATTGGTCTTGTCGTGCTCTTTTTGCTGCAGATAATTCAGGGCCGATTACCCCTCAATCCGATGGGCTTTGGTGCTGTCCGCTGGGACACTGCGTTGAATACCGCCATATCGTTCGTAACCAACAC
- a CDS encoding response regulator, whose product MPSDGARILVIDDEKQIRRMLKAALSGYGYDIAEASSGHEGLNQTAIFHPDLIILDLGLPDLDGIEVIKRLREWTQIPIIILSVREHEDDKIKALDVGADDYVTKPFSMGELLARIRVALRHVAKSEDEPVLTFFGELTVDLAHRNVILKGEDVKLTPTEYEILKYLALQAGRVVTHGQLLRAIWGPNYQEETQYLRVYIGQLRRKIEADPSQPTYIITEPGVGYRLVTRD is encoded by the coding sequence ATGCCGTCTGATGGTGCGCGCATACTTGTTATCGATGATGAGAAGCAGATCCGCCGGATGTTGAAGGCCGCTTTGTCCGGCTACGGCTATGATATTGCCGAGGCATCTTCAGGGCATGAGGGTTTGAATCAGACAGCAATATTTCATCCGGACTTAATTATCCTCGATCTGGGGTTGCCAGACCTTGATGGCATTGAGGTAATTAAACGTCTTCGTGAATGGACACAGATCCCTATCATTATTCTCTCTGTTAGAGAACATGAAGACGATAAGATTAAAGCCCTTGATGTTGGTGCAGATGATTACGTTACCAAGCCTTTCAGTATGGGAGAACTTTTAGCCCGGATTCGTGTTGCCCTCCGTCACGTAGCCAAATCAGAGGATGAACCGGTACTTACCTTTTTTGGTGAACTCACAGTGGACCTGGCGCACCGCAATGTGATACTCAAGGGAGAGGATGTAAAGCTCACACCAACAGAGTATGAAATCTTGAAATATCTTGCCTTACAGGCAGGTAGGGTTGTAACCCATGGGCAACTCCTCCGTGCCATCTGGGGACCGAATTACCAGGAAGAAACGCAATACCTGCGAGTCTACATCGGCCAACTGCGCCGCAAAATCGAGGCCGATCCTTCGCAGCCCACTTACATCATCACTGAACCCGGGGTAGGGTATCGGCTGGTAACAAGAGATTGA